A genomic segment from Nicotiana tabacum cultivar K326 chromosome 7, ASM71507v2, whole genome shotgun sequence encodes:
- the LOC107774908 gene encoding uncharacterized protein LOC107774908 gives MENRNMDKPSNKEGLLHFVNKEEQAEENSLSIKESEPHHLLRRGNPHFSGNCTQKLFFHSSLGLQNKFPKHIISFDERYFLRCLELIHIHSLSVDTCNFSSKMQNLSKSLVSREIRNENICANGNLAIECPQAAGAESYVADSSGEWILGAITGSKSMLNILNSPLLNQLGSVNCTVDSGKENIHDSEEAVFSDFMSSPGGFSVSSSEKLQKEMTVPEYHRRVLSVSSTTSTCSDQSFLSAAAPISQGMLQRRWKNGLPHYVFSIDGTKDVYTADLLKIDSPDDKFLDYVYTFHSRQGGKKERAFSARESHLVGKMTVSTSVTLSSAKSEIMETRFVVFGSMDEYMDEIQTSHVLRKNKRLAKKVTDVFRTSQSYKQRSLSKFGGTSAILEDSCWMPSVNMYDDYYSCGNALLDQQIPPNFELAAIVMRDCIYDSSKEAETGGWGLKFLKKPPTGSKNATPAAPVESCTRDTTECSTSMDVIIPSGFHGGPRSRNAGPSSLLERWSSGGHCDCGGWDVGCPLTVLKTGAEASSQTTSGECQTFDLYIQGSKQSAPVMKMANIHDGLYYIHFHSTLSALQSFAIAAAFIHRHSPFLRPKLYRK, from the exons ATGGAAAACCGAAACATGGACAAACCTTCTAATAAAGAAGGTTTATTGCACTTTGTGAACAAGGAAGAACAAGCAGAGGAAAATAGTTTGTCAATAAAAGAGTCGGAACCACACCACCTACTTAGACGTGGAAATCCACATTTTTCTGGAAATTGCACTCAGAAATTGTTCTTTCATAGTTCTCTTGGCTTACAAAATAAATTTCCGAAGCATATAATAAGTTTCGATGAAAGATATTTCCTTCGCTGCCTTGAATTGATACATATCCACTCCTTAAGTGTAGACACATGCAAtttctcttcaaaaatgcaaaatttATCAAAGAGTCTAGTTTCAAGAGAGATTAGAAATGAAAATATCTGCGCTAATGGCAATCTGGCGATTGAATGTCCTCAAGCTGCGGGGGCTGAGAGTTATGTCGCGGACTCTTCTGGAGAGTGGATTCTAGGTGCAATAACTGGTAGTAAGAGTATGCTGAACATTTTAAACAGTCCTTTACTTAACCAATTGGGTTCCGTAAACTGTACTGTTGATTCTGGGAAGGAAAATATACATGATAGTGAAGAAGCAGTGTTTTCTGATTTCATGAGCTCTCCCGGTGGTTTTAGTGTCAGTTCATCGGAGAAGCTACAGAAGGAGATGACGGTTCCAGAATATCACAGAAGGGTTCTTTCTGTATCTAGTACAACTTCGACATGCTCAGACCAATCTTTTCTTTCGGCAGCTGCCCCTATTTCTCAAGGAATGCTCCAGAGGAGATGGAAAAATGGTTTACCACATTATGTCTTTTCCATAGATGGTACAAAGGATGTTTATACAGCTGATTTGCTGAAGATCGACTCACCTGATGATAAGTTTCTGGATTATGTTTACACGTTTCATTCACGACAAGGAGGTAAAAAGGAACGTGCCTTCTCTGCAAGGGAATCACATCTTGTAGGTAAAATGACGGTGTCAACTTCAGTTACTCTCAGCTCAGCCAAGTCGGAGATTATGGAGACTAGATTTGTTGTGTTTGGTTCCATGGATGAATATATGGATGAGATACAAACAAGTCATGTCCTCAGGAAAAACAAAAGATTGGCAAAGAAAGTAACCGATGTGTTCAGGACTAGTCAGTCTTATAAGCAGAGAAGCTTATCCAAGTTCGGGGGAACAAGTGCCATTCTTGAAGATTCTTGTTGGATGCCATCCGTAAATATGTATGATGATTATTATTCATGCGGCAATGCTCTTTTAGATCAACAAATTCCTCCAAATTtcgagttggctgccattgttatGAGAGATTGTATTTATGACAGCTCTAAGGAGGCAGAGACGGGTGGCTGGGGTTTGAAGTTTCTGAAGAAACCCCCGACTGGAAGTAAAAATGCAACTCCTGCGGCGCCAGTGGAAAGTTGTACACGTGATACCACTGAGTGCTCGACAAGTATGGACGTTATCATTCCTTCTGGTTTTCATGGTGGACCCAGAAGCAGAAATGCTGGTCCGTCAAGCCTGTTGGAGCGATGGAGCTCCGGTGGGCACTGTGATTGTGGAGGCTGGGACGTCGGATGCCCCCTCACAGTGCTAAAAACTGGAGCTGAAGCTTCATCACAAACTACATCTGGAGAATGTCAAACTTTTGATCTCTATATACAG GGTTCAAAACAAAGTGCACCAGTCATGAAAATGGCGAACATCCACGATGGTTTGTATTACATCCATTTTCATTCCACGCTATCAGCATTGCAGTCCTTTGCCATAGCTGCTGCTTTCATTCATAGACATAGTCCTTTCCTACGACCGAAACTGTACAGGAAGTGA